The following are from one region of the Rosettibacter firmus genome:
- a CDS encoding nicotinate phosphoribosyltransferase, whose product MSIIKKSLGLYLDFYELTMAQGYFLTGRGNLKANFDYFFRNNPFKSGYTIFAGLNDLFELLNDFKFDDESIDYLNQLGFKDEFIDYLKSFSFKGTIFSVNEGEIVFPYEPVVRVEGNIIETQLIESLLLNVINFESLIATKARRIRYSAGNRKVADFGLRRAQGLSAIFASRAAVIGGVDNTSNVLSAFIYDINPTGTQAHSWIQSFEDELIAFRKFAELYPQNCVLLVDTFDTLKSGIPNAIKVAKELEEKGYKLSAIRLDSGDLAYLSKKARKMLDDAGLNYVKIIASNQLDEYLIKSLIEQGAPIDAFGVGTNLITGKNDAALDGVYKISMTDNKPVIKVSDDVSKVTLPGIKTIFRYYNGENKFYADCIALNDEDEIDIMHHPFDIYKQCNLTGLKKELLISKVYESGKVLMNIKSTKEIAEFTNYRFSLLPEEHKRFEYPHVYKVGISTKLKNLRDEFIRKMKGGVK is encoded by the coding sequence ATGAGTATTATTAAAAAATCACTGGGCTTATATCTTGACTTTTATGAATTAACAATGGCACAGGGATACTTCCTTACTGGAAGAGGTAACTTAAAAGCTAATTTTGATTACTTTTTCAGAAATAATCCTTTTAAATCTGGCTATACAATTTTTGCTGGTTTAAATGATCTTTTTGAATTGCTCAACGATTTTAAGTTTGATGACGAATCAATTGATTATTTAAATCAACTTGGTTTTAAAGATGAATTTATTGATTATTTAAAAAGTTTTTCATTTAAAGGAACTATTTTTTCTGTAAACGAAGGCGAAATTGTTTTTCCGTATGAACCTGTAGTAAGAGTAGAAGGAAATATAATCGAAACTCAACTTATTGAATCACTTTTATTGAATGTAATTAACTTTGAATCACTCATTGCAACAAAAGCAAGAAGAATAAGATACTCGGCTGGTAATAGAAAAGTAGCCGACTTTGGTTTGAGAAGAGCACAGGGACTTTCTGCAATCTTTGCAAGTCGAGCTGCTGTGATAGGTGGAGTTGATAACACATCAAATGTTTTGAGTGCATTTATTTATGATATTAATCCTACAGGTACACAAGCTCATTCTTGGATACAAAGCTTTGAAGATGAATTGATTGCGTTTAGAAAATTTGCAGAACTTTATCCCCAAAATTGTGTTTTGTTAGTTGATACTTTTGATACATTGAAAAGTGGGATTCCAAATGCAATTAAAGTTGCAAAAGAATTAGAAGAAAAAGGTTATAAACTCAGTGCAATTAGACTTGATAGTGGTGATTTAGCTTATTTATCAAAAAAAGCAAGAAAAATGCTTGATGATGCAGGATTGAATTATGTTAAAATAATTGCTTCAAATCAACTTGATGAATATTTAATAAAAAGTCTAATTGAACAGGGAGCTCCTATTGATGCTTTTGGTGTCGGAACAAATTTAATTACAGGTAAAAATGATGCAGCACTTGATGGTGTTTATAAAATCAGTATGACAGATAATAAACCAGTAATAAAAGTATCTGATGATGTAAGTAAAGTTACACTTCCAGGTATTAAAACAATTTTCAGATATTACAATGGCGAAAATAAATTTTATGCAGATTGTATTGCATTAAATGATGAAGATGAAATTGATATCATGCATCATCCTTTTGATATTTATAAACAATGTAACTTAACAGGTTTGAAAAAAGAATTGTTAATTTCTAAAGTGTATGAAAGTGGAAAAGTTTTAATGAACATTAAATCGACAAAAGAAATTGCTGAATTTACTAATTATAGATTTTCGCTCCTTCCCGAAGAACATAAGCGATTTGAATATCCACATGTTTATAAAGTTGGTATAAGTACAAAATTGAAAAACTTGCGAGATGAATTTATTAGAAAAATGAAAGGAGGTGTGAAATGA
- a CDS encoding YceI family protein: MKKLLFILLALSITSLQAQTKWTFDKAHSKVQFKVAHMVISEVTGQFKSYDGTVETTKDDFTDAKVNFTIDVNSIDTDNEQRDKHLKSDDFFNAEKFPKITFVSKSFKKVGDKKYKLTGDLTIRNFTKQVELDVTYNGTVKDPWGNTRAGFKVTGRINRFDYGLKWNALLELGGAVAGENVDIIIDAEIIKS, from the coding sequence ATGAAAAAGTTATTATTCATATTATTAGCTTTATCAATCACATCACTGCAGGCACAAACCAAATGGACTTTTGATAAAGCACATTCAAAAGTACAGTTCAAAGTTGCTCATATGGTTATTTCAGAAGTTACAGGTCAATTTAAAAGTTATGATGGTACAGTAGAAACAACAAAAGACGATTTTACTGATGCCAAAGTAAATTTCACAATTGATGTTAATAGCATTGATACAGATAACGAACAGAGAGATAAACACCTTAAATCTGACGACTTCTTCAATGCTGAGAAGTTTCCCAAGATTACTTTTGTAAGTAAGTCATTTAAAAAAGTAGGAGACAAGAAATATAAATTAACAGGTGATTTAACAATTCGAAATTTCACAAAACAAGTAGAATTAGATGTAACCTATAATGGTACTGTTAAAGATCCATGGGGCAATACACGAGCAGGTTTCAAAGTTACAGGAAGAATAAATCGTTTTGATTATGGTCTCAAATGGAATGCATTACTTGAATTAGGTGGAGCTGTTGCTGGAGAAAATGTCGATATAATAATAGACGCAGAAATAATAAAATCATAA
- a CDS encoding MarR family winged helix-turn-helix transcriptional regulator: MKLEKEIKQKKFRNEFHKLAVNIIYTHSLLQYYHKKIFDRFDITGIQFNILRILRGQYPEPASINLIKERMLDKMSDVSRLVDRLVTKELVERNICPNNRRKVDVKITDKGLKLLSEIDKLNETFDNIFQNITKKEAKTINDLLDKLRG, encoded by the coding sequence ATGAAACTTGAAAAAGAAATAAAGCAAAAAAAATTCAGAAATGAATTTCATAAGCTGGCTGTGAATATTATTTATACTCACAGCTTGCTTCAATATTATCATAAAAAAATCTTCGACAGGTTTGATATTACAGGAATTCAATTCAATATACTGAGAATTTTACGAGGTCAATATCCTGAACCAGCAAGTATCAACTTAATTAAAGAGAGAATGCTCGATAAAATGAGTGATGTCTCTCGATTGGTTGATAGACTTGTTACAAAAGAACTTGTTGAAAGGAATATTTGTCCAAATAACAGAAGAAAAGTTGATGTTAAAATTACCGATAAGGGATTAAAACTGCTTTCTGAAATCGATAAGTTGAACGAAACATTTGACAATATTTTTCAGAACATAACAAAAAAAGAAGCTAAAACCATTAATGATTTACTTGATAAACTTAGAGGATGA
- a CDS encoding DUF4956 domain-containing protein, with translation MFENLQSISVFPPTLIEIITNILISLVCSFVVSLIYRFTYRGPGYTESFVHSLIYLSIITAFVIMVIGNNLARAFGLVGALSIIRFRTAIKDTVDIVYIFFSLAIGMAAGVGYHKLAIAGTILIGFVLIAFSKFNYRYFFTNQYMLSFSYLNDKPLTESLSRILLKYCKSYETLNIKSNADGSIDYNIYLRVHKRFDSKLIMDELQKIEGIQKINLYFDRYNY, from the coding sequence ATGTTTGAAAATTTACAATCTATTAGTGTATTTCCGCCTACACTAATAGAAATTATTACAAATATATTGATAAGTCTTGTGTGTAGTTTTGTTGTATCTCTTATCTATCGATTTACATATAGAGGACCAGGTTATACGGAAAGTTTTGTCCATTCACTGATTTATTTATCTATTATCACTGCTTTTGTTATAATGGTTATCGGGAATAATCTTGCCCGTGCATTTGGACTTGTGGGTGCATTGTCAATCATTCGTTTTAGAACGGCAATTAAAGATACGGTTGATATAGTTTATATATTTTTCAGTCTCGCAATTGGAATGGCAGCAGGAGTTGGTTATCATAAACTTGCAATTGCTGGAACTATATTGATAGGATTTGTTCTAATTGCATTTTCTAAATTTAATTATAGATATTTCTTTACAAATCAATATATGCTAAGTTTTTCATATCTCAATGATAAACCTTTAACCGAAAGCTTATCGAGAATATTATTGAAATATTGTAAAAGCTATGAAACATTAAACATAAAATCTAATGCGGATGGTAGTATTGATTATAATATTTATTTACGAGTGCATAAAAGATTTGATAGTAAATTAATAATGGATGAACTTCAAAAAATAGAAGGTATTCAAAAGATTAATCTATATTTTGATAGATATAATTATTGA
- a CDS encoding polyphosphate polymerase domain-containing protein: MQRIELKYLVPVELKEKLKEDIIPYFDYDIHSALSTNKVYTVRSIYLDTPDLTSYHEKLSGLKIRNKFRIRGYNEFNEDVNVFLEIKRKNENYISKNRFPIRFSDVKEFLISQDLSKIVNHSIEYEDRIKAAKNFIFYYIGNNLQPVVNVIYEREAFECKFGSGLRVTFDMNLRCFLTNDIENLFSNQKTELIFNNYFILEIKLYKALPSWLRVVINKYNLKKEAISKYTLSVDKVL, from the coding sequence ATGCAGAGAATCGAATTAAAATATTTAGTTCCAGTAGAACTTAAAGAGAAATTAAAAGAAGATATAATTCCTTATTTTGATTATGATATACATTCTGCTTTAAGTACAAATAAAGTATATACAGTTAGAAGTATTTATCTTGACACACCAGACTTAACATCATATCATGAAAAATTATCTGGATTAAAAATAAGAAATAAGTTTCGTATACGTGGTTATAATGAATTCAATGAAGATGTAAATGTTTTCTTGGAAATAAAAAGAAAAAATGAAAATTATATTTCGAAGAATCGCTTTCCTATTCGGTTCAGTGATGTTAAGGAATTTTTGATTTCACAAGACTTATCAAAAATTGTTAATCATAGCATAGAATATGAAGATAGAATAAAAGCAGCAAAAAATTTTATTTTTTATTACATAGGAAATAATTTACAACCAGTAGTCAATGTTATTTATGAAAGGGAAGCGTTTGAATGTAAATTTGGATCAGGATTAAGAGTTACTTTTGATATGAATCTCAGATGTTTCTTAACAAATGATATCGAAAATCTTTTTAGTAACCAGAAGACAGAATTAATTTTTAATAACTACTTTATATTGGAAATTAAACTTTATAAAGCATTACCTTCCTGGCTTCGGGTAGTAATAAATAAATATAATTTAAAGAAAGAGGCAATATCAAAGTATACATTGAGCGTCGATAAAGTTTTATAA
- a CDS encoding HlyD family secretion protein, translating to MKFNFSIESIGEVFPKEKWILERGNNGQITSRLIDYESGHVIQYNLNQFERGEFVSLKLSFDAKKKKYFNKGDTILTILSSNVEERLSELEGEFKIAKENLVAQSTGQKESLIKEARNKLNYIEEKINQQKILFQRANSLYEKDLISKQEFETQKWLLDLYEIEKNIYKAQLENLSTGVKPQEISLIKTQIIALENRLKILKNRKTNLIITSPISGYKENVYSPDTLMTLININEVILHVPIRITDLEALKNNQSVNIFFPDLKKNYTATIVAISNEVKLLNNQQVIFISIKLNNKEGIFLPGMLVNSEINVRKISLLESIKRLLNS from the coding sequence GTGAAATTTAATTTCTCAATTGAATCAATTGGAGAAGTATTTCCAAAAGAAAAATGGATACTTGAAAGAGGTAATAATGGTCAAATTACTTCACGATTAATTGATTATGAAAGCGGGCATGTTATTCAATATAATCTTAATCAATTTGAAAGAGGTGAGTTTGTATCTCTAAAGTTATCTTTTGATGCAAAAAAGAAAAAATACTTTAATAAGGGAGATACTATACTTACAATTTTATCAAGTAATGTAGAAGAAAGATTATCTGAATTAGAAGGAGAATTTAAAATAGCAAAAGAAAATTTAGTTGCTCAATCAACAGGTCAAAAAGAATCTTTGATTAAAGAAGCAAGGAATAAATTAAATTATATTGAAGAAAAAATAAATCAGCAAAAAATACTTTTTCAGAGAGCAAATTCGTTGTACGAGAAAGATTTAATTTCAAAGCAGGAATTTGAAACGCAAAAATGGTTGCTTGATTTATATGAAATCGAAAAAAACATTTATAAAGCACAACTCGAAAACTTATCTACAGGTGTTAAGCCGCAAGAAATTAGTTTAATAAAAACACAAATTATTGCACTTGAAAACAGATTAAAAATTTTGAAAAACAGAAAAACTAATTTAATAATTACATCCCCTATCTCAGGTTATAAAGAAAATGTTTATTCCCCCGACACACTAATGACCTTAATTAATATTAATGAAGTAATTCTCCATGTTCCAATAAGAATTACAGATCTCGAAGCATTGAAGAACAATCAATCGGTAAATATATTTTTCCCGGATTTAAAGAAGAATTACACTGCTACAATAGTTGCAATAAGTAATGAAGTGAAGTTACTAAATAATCAACAGGTGATTTTTATTTCAATTAAATTAAATAATAAAGAAGGAATATTTTTGCCTGGAATGCTGGTTAACTCTGAAATTAATGTTCGAAAAATTTCACTTCTGGAATCAATTAAAAGATTACTAAACTCATAA
- a CDS encoding T9SS type A sorting domain-containing protein, which translates to MIKKLSIIFFFGLLLNTTAQQISNCFLENSELKYAEIPPFISKEKPEGNPSVTITVNVADTLGRISKYIFGNALAAWIGNDPINDPVFVRQVQMLSPTLIRYPGGSWSDIFFWDGKAENIPPTVWDGNQNKWINFTPQFGKNSWPTTVDNYYRILDEVATDGLITINYSYARYGTGEDPVAQAAHYAAQWVRYDDGRTKFWEIGNENGGPWEAGWRIDTSLNKDGQPEIITGELYGKHFKVFADSMRKAAAERDNKIYIGAQILHFDGTNSWNVADRKWNEGVFKEIGDAADFYVIHNYFGKNSNAKSLLDIASQVPKQMMDFIKLDITKKNAYLKPVAITEWNMDQSGSDLGKTSIINGMQAVILFNEFIKLNYSMSCRWLLANWESDGMFYRGNNTSIPKWNPRPDFYYIYYLQKFTGDHSVNASVTGNSDLLAYATIFSSGHLGLTVINKSKSDLLAEIKPLNFGFGDYYIYSLTGGTDNPDFSQYVFINQFEPTGKAWGPLENLETIPAFAYNSNGGIKFNSPARSVQFILIEPGINVSIKETEKNLLNRETQLFQNYPNPFNPQTIISYRLSTINYVTIKVYDILGREIKTLVNGVKHPGKYDVIFDGSKLSAGVYYYRIQAGNFSDTKKMLLIE; encoded by the coding sequence ATGATTAAAAAATTATCAATCATTTTCTTCTTTGGTTTATTACTGAATACAACTGCTCAGCAAATATCAAATTGCTTTCTCGAAAATTCTGAATTAAAATATGCAGAAATTCCTCCTTTTATATCAAAAGAAAAACCAGAAGGAAATCCCTCTGTTACAATAACAGTAAATGTTGCAGATACACTCGGGAGAATATCAAAATATATATTCGGTAATGCACTTGCAGCATGGATAGGAAACGATCCTATAAACGATCCTGTATTCGTAAGACAGGTTCAAATGCTTTCGCCAACACTCATTCGTTATCCAGGTGGAAGCTGGTCAGATATTTTTTTCTGGGATGGAAAAGCTGAAAATATACCTCCTACTGTTTGGGATGGTAATCAAAATAAATGGATTAATTTTACACCACAATTTGGAAAAAATAGCTGGCCTACTACTGTAGATAATTATTATAGAATTTTAGATGAAGTTGCAACCGATGGATTGATTACTATCAATTATAGCTATGCTCGTTATGGAACTGGTGAAGATCCCGTAGCTCAGGCAGCTCACTATGCAGCTCAATGGGTTAGATATGATGATGGACGAACTAAATTCTGGGAAATTGGGAATGAAAATGGTGGCCCATGGGAAGCTGGGTGGAGAATAGATACATCGCTTAATAAGGATGGTCAACCAGAAATTATAACAGGTGAATTATACGGGAAACATTTTAAAGTATTTGCTGATTCGATGCGAAAAGCTGCTGCAGAAAGAGATAACAAAATTTATATAGGAGCACAAATTCTTCATTTCGATGGAACAAATAGCTGGAATGTTGCAGATAGAAAATGGAACGAAGGTGTATTTAAAGAAATTGGTGATGCTGCAGATTTTTATGTAATTCATAATTACTTTGGTAAAAACTCAAATGCTAAGTCGCTCCTCGATATTGCTTCTCAAGTTCCTAAACAGATGATGGATTTTATTAAACTTGATATCACTAAGAAAAATGCATATTTAAAACCAGTTGCAATAACTGAATGGAATATGGATCAATCAGGAAGTGATTTAGGAAAAACTTCTATTATCAATGGTATGCAAGCTGTAATTCTATTTAATGAGTTTATTAAATTAAATTATTCAATGAGTTGTCGATGGTTACTTGCAAATTGGGAAAGTGATGGTATGTTTTACAGGGGAAATAATACATCAATCCCCAAATGGAATCCGAGACCTGATTTCTATTACATTTATTATTTACAAAAATTTACTGGCGACCATTCTGTTAATGCTTCGGTAACCGGAAATAGTGATTTACTTGCTTATGCAACAATTTTTAGTTCAGGACATCTTGGTTTAACTGTTATTAATAAATCGAAAAGTGATTTGTTAGCAGAAATTAAACCATTAAATTTTGGTTTTGGAGATTATTACATTTATTCTCTAACTGGTGGTACAGACAATCCCGATTTTTCTCAATATGTTTTTATAAATCAGTTTGAACCTACTGGCAAAGCATGGGGACCCCTTGAGAATTTAGAAACCATTCCTGCTTTTGCTTATAATTCAAATGGTGGAATCAAATTTAATTCTCCTGCCCGTTCAGTTCAATTTATTTTGATTGAGCCAGGTATTAATGTTTCAATTAAAGAGACAGAAAAAAATTTATTGAATAGAGAAACTCAACTTTTTCAAAATTATCCCAATCCTTTTAATCCTCAAACAATAATAAGTTATCGATTGTCTACAATTAATTATGTTACAATAAAAGTTTATGATATACTTGGTAGAGAAATAAAAACATTAGTTAACGGTGTGAAACATCCCGGTAAGTATGATGTAATATTTGATGGTTCTAAATTATCCGCAGGAGTTTATTATTATAGAATCCAAGCCGGAAATTTTTCTGATACAAAAAAAATGTTGCTTATTGAATGA
- the galB gene encoding beta-galactosidase GalB — MKKFFIVIFLLLFVFTINAQTKIRIVENFCKDWKFHLGDIANGNDPSLNDNNWRLLNLPHDWSIEGEFSKDHPATPGGGALPGGIGWYRKSFFVSSDDKEKLFFIDFDGVYRNSEVWINGNYLGKRPYGYSSFRYELTPYLKFGEKNIIAVKVDNSLQPNSRWYSGSGIYRNVWLVKTNKVFVDHWGTYITTPVVNKNYAKVSIQIKVRNRYDKIIPVGVKTRIINSKDKIVAESETLKEIKSDSVAVINQEIEIANPELWSIENPELYKALTIIEVEGKIFDDYETTFGIRTFEFHPQKGFFLNGKHVKIKGVCNHHDLGCLGAAINERAIERQLEIMKAMGVNAIRTSHNPPAPELLNLCDKMGFIVMDEAFDMWKTKKTEYDYAMDWDKWYKRDLEDMILRDRNHPSIFIWSIGNEVMEQWIRDDSIGIVLTKELTKIVKNLDPTRPVTAACNGPEPENPLIKADVLDLIGFNYHHHLFEEFPKTYPGKKFIATETTSALATRGHYDMPSDSIRRWPKRWDLPLEDGNPDNTCSAYDNCSAPWGSTHEETWKIIKKHDFLSGMFIWTGFDYLGEPTPYSWPSRSSYFGIVDLAGFPKDVYYMYQSEWTDKPVLHVFPHWNWKEGQIIDVWAYTNCDEVELFLNGNSLGTKRKTGDDLHLMWRIKFSPGVLKAIGRKNGKEILVREIKTAKEPYKIALEADRKIIKADGKDLSFVTVKILDENNTLVPYADNLVNFEIEGEGKIIGVDNGSQTSHEPFKANYRRAFNGLCLVVIQSNEKPGKIKLTAKSENLLPSTIELETR; from the coding sequence ATGAAAAAATTTTTTATTGTAATTTTTTTATTACTATTTGTATTTACAATCAATGCACAAACTAAAATTAGAATAGTCGAAAATTTCTGTAAAGACTGGAAATTTCATCTTGGTGATATTGCAAATGGTAACGATCCTTCCCTAAATGATAATAATTGGCGATTGCTAAACTTACCTCATGATTGGAGCATTGAAGGAGAATTTAGTAAAGATCATCCTGCAACTCCTGGTGGTGGAGCTCTTCCTGGTGGAATTGGCTGGTATAGAAAATCTTTTTTTGTATCCAGCGACGATAAAGAAAAATTATTTTTTATTGATTTTGATGGTGTCTATCGTAATAGCGAAGTCTGGATTAATGGAAATTATCTTGGTAAACGTCCCTATGGTTATAGCTCTTTCAGATATGAACTTACACCATATCTAAAATTTGGTGAGAAAAATATTATTGCTGTAAAAGTAGATAATTCACTTCAACCAAATTCACGATGGTATTCTGGCTCAGGTATATATAGAAATGTTTGGCTTGTAAAAACAAATAAAGTCTTTGTTGATCACTGGGGCACATATATTACAACACCTGTTGTTAATAAAAATTATGCAAAAGTATCAATTCAAATTAAAGTGAGAAATCGTTATGATAAAATTATTCCTGTTGGTGTTAAGACAAGAATAATTAATAGCAAAGATAAAATTGTAGCAGAATCAGAAACTCTTAAAGAAATCAAATCAGATTCTGTAGCAGTGATAAATCAAGAAATAGAAATTGCAAATCCAGAATTATGGTCAATCGAAAATCCAGAACTTTATAAAGCTCTAACTATCATCGAAGTAGAAGGAAAAATATTTGATGATTATGAAACAACTTTTGGTATCAGAACTTTTGAATTTCATCCTCAAAAAGGATTTTTCTTAAATGGAAAACATGTTAAGATAAAAGGAGTGTGCAATCATCATGATTTAGGTTGTCTTGGTGCTGCAATTAACGAAAGAGCAATTGAAAGACAATTAGAAATAATGAAGGCGATGGGAGTAAATGCAATAAGAACATCACATAATCCTCCTGCACCAGAACTCTTAAATCTTTGTGATAAAATGGGTTTTATTGTAATGGACGAAGCTTTTGATATGTGGAAAACTAAAAAAACAGAATACGACTATGCAATGGATTGGGATAAATGGTATAAGCGAGATCTGGAAGATATGATATTGCGTGATAGAAATCATCCTTCGATTTTTATATGGAGTATTGGTAACGAAGTTATGGAACAATGGATTAGAGATGATAGCATTGGTATAGTTCTAACAAAAGAATTAACAAAAATTGTAAAAAATCTTGATCCTACTCGTCCAGTTACAGCAGCATGTAATGGACCTGAACCAGAAAATCCATTAATAAAAGCTGATGTGCTTGACTTAATTGGTTTTAATTATCATCATCATTTATTTGAAGAATTTCCCAAAACTTATCCAGGTAAAAAATTTATTGCAACAGAAACTACATCTGCACTTGCTACTCGTGGACATTATGATATGCCATCAGATAGTATAAGACGCTGGCCAAAGAGATGGGATTTACCACTCGAAGATGGAAATCCAGATAATACTTGTTCTGCATATGATAATTGTAGTGCCCCCTGGGGTTCAACTCACGAAGAAACCTGGAAAATAATTAAGAAACATGATTTTCTTTCTGGAATGTTTATATGGACTGGCTTTGATTATCTCGGCGAACCAACACCATATTCATGGCCATCAAGAAGTTCTTATTTTGGAATTGTTGATTTAGCTGGTTTTCCAAAAGATGTTTATTACATGTACCAGAGTGAATGGACAGATAAACCTGTCCTTCATGTTTTCCCTCACTGGAACTGGAAAGAAGGTCAAATTATTGATGTATGGGCTTATACAAATTGTGATGAAGTTGAATTATTTCTTAATGGAAATTCACTTGGTACTAAAAGAAAAACGGGAGATGACTTACATTTAATGTGGCGAATTAAATTTAGTCCAGGTGTGCTTAAAGCAATCGGAAGAAAAAATGGGAAAGAGATTCTTGTAAGAGAAATTAAAACAGCAAAAGAACCTTATAAAATTGCACTTGAAGCCGATCGTAAAATTATTAAAGCCGATGGAAAAGATTTATCTTTTGTAACAGTAAAAATACTTGACGAAAATAATACACTTGTTCCATATGCAGATAACCTTGTGAATTTTGAAATTGAAGGTGAAGGAAAAATTATTGGTGTGGATAACGGAAGCCAGACAAGTCACGAACCATTTAAAGCAAATTACAGAAGAGCTTTTAATGGATTGTGTTTGGTTGTTATTCAATCAAATGAGAAACCAGGTAAAATTAAGTTAACAGCAAAATCAGAAAATTTATTACCTTCAACAATTGAACTGGAAACCAGGTAG